The Cydia pomonella isolate Wapato2018A chromosome 20, ilCydPomo1, whole genome shotgun sequence genome contains a region encoding:
- the LOC133529369 gene encoding dnaJ homolog subfamily B member 13-like: MGFDYYGILGVKRSCSQYEIKKAYRRLALKYNPERHDGDEGMKRIFALIGEAYEVLVDHKHRAVFDQYGEEGLKRGVPGPTEYIQPYAYHGEPLKTFHNFFGTTNPYANLLDYYENPPPMFESPLGRGYKEKDVTIFRPLALSLEEIYKGGLKKMKIQRLVFTDETCSELKLREKVLSIPFPPGIYPNTEILFKSEGDQGPTRIPADVIFVTEDRPHDTYVRCGLSDLLIVKPVSLEEALCGLDITLKTLDDRVVRTKISDVITPTYEKIIDDEGLPVPACPKKAKGNLIIRFKIDFPIYLAPKSKKKFAEAFRSNEEENKKFDKIPCGALASSEVSI, from the exons ATGGGTTTCGACTACTATGGTATTTTAGGCGTGAAACGATCGTGTTCACAATATGAGATTAAAAAGGCATATCGTCGCTTGGCGTTAAAGTATAACCCGGAAAGGCATGACGGGGATGAAGGCATGAAGCGAATCTTTGCTCTGATCGGGGAGGCTTACGAGGTGCTGGTTGATCATAAGCATAGGGCAGTCTTTGATCAGTATGGTGAAGAAGGTCTGAAACGAGGGGTCCCGGGGCCTACAG aATACATACAGCCTTACGCCTACCACGGAGAGCCGCTTAAGACCTTCCATAATTTCTTCGGCACGACCAACCCATACGCCAACTTATTGGACTACTATGAAAACCCACCTCCAATGTTCGAGTCTCCTCTAGGCCGAGGCTATAAAGAAAAGGACGTCACTATTTTCAGACCACTGGCTTTGTCTTTAGAAGAAATTTACAAAGGAGgactaaagaaaatgaaaatccAACGCTTAGTGTTCACTGATGAGACTTGCTCAGAGCTGAAGTTGCGAGAGAAAGTGCTTTCTATCCCTTTCCCACCTGGTATCTATCCTAATACAGAAATACTTTTTAAATCGGAAGGCGACCAAGGACCAACTAGGATTCCAGCAGACGTTATATTCGTAACGGAAGACCGTCCGCATGATACGTACGTACGATGTGGTCTGAGCGACTTACTAATCGTCAAACCAGTAAGTTTAGAAGAAGCTCTTTGCGGTCTCGATATAACCTTAAAAACCTTAGACGATAGAGTGGTCAGAACTAAAATCTCTGACGTCATCACACCgacttatgaaaaaataatagacGATGAAGGTCTTCCAGTACCCGCGTGTCCTAAAAAAGCGAAAGGTAATTTGATAATACGCTTCAAAATCGATTTCCCGATTTATTTAGCGCCAAAATCGAAGAAAAAGTTTGCAGAAGCGTTCAGATCGAATGAGGAAGAAAATAAGAAGTTTGATAAGATACCGTGCGGCGCGCTCGCCTCTTCGGAAGTTTcgatttaa